TGATATTAAGTTAAGACATTATTCACATTGATTGTTTTAAGGGATAGACTTACCCTTTAGAATGGAGACGGCCTCGCGTGATAGCCAAACTGGGTATAGGACGTCGTCGTGCATAATCGAATCGAAGAGCTCGTCCTCGTTATCGGCCTCGAACGGAGGCTGGCCGGCCATCATCTCGTACATGAGGACGCCGAGCGCCCACCAATCGACGGAGGCGCCATACTCCTGCTCCTTGAGGATCTCCGGGGCGATGTAGTCGGGCGTGCCGCAGAAGGTGGTGGTCAGCATGCCGTTCATGATGCCCTCCTTGCACATACCAAAGTCAGCCAGCTTGCAGTGGCCCTCCTGGTCGAGCAGGATGTTGTCCAGCTTCAGGTCGCGGTAGATGACGCCATGAGTGTGGAGGAACTGCAATGCCAGGGTAACCTCCGCCGCGTAAAAGGCCGCCCGGGCGGCCTCGAAGCGTCGCGCCTTCTGTATCTGGAACATCAGGTCACCGCCATTGACGTACTCCATCACGAAGAAGAGGCGGTCCGGGGTCTGGAAACAGGAATGTAACGCAGTCAGGAAGGGATGGTTGGCGGCCAGCGCCAGGATGCGCTTCTCCGTCATGGTGCAGTCCACGTCGTCGTCCTGGATGATGGCGTCCTTCTTGAGCACCTTTATGGCATAGATCTCGTCGGTGCCCTTCTTCTCGGCGAGCATCACCTTGCCAAAGGATCCCTTGCCGAGCACCTTGATGAAGTTAAAATCGAGCAAGGAGCACTTGCCGGGCCGAGTCTCCCCAGTGGCCCCACCGCCGCCGGCACCGCCCACGACTAGGCTCATGCAGCTGCTGCTATTGTAGCCGCTGGTCAGCGTCGTAGTGGAGGTGGCCAGGCTGTCCGCCGAGAGCGTGCCACTGCGGAAGGACTGCCCGGGAGCGCCGTCGCCGTCGGGTCCCAAGGAGGCACCATAGTTGTCCTCGCCGCCCTGCTGGTTCAAGTACTTGGAGCGGCGCGGCTGCTGCTTGTCCGGCGAGATCCCCAGCGAGCTAAGGATCTCGGCCATCTGCTTGGTATTGATGCCGCACGTATTGGCCACGTTCTTCTGACACCGCTTGTGCACGTTCATCCCGCAGGTCTCGCACTGCAATCCCTGCTTGATCAGGCCATAGAGCAGCGATCCGCAGTGGTCGCAGAAGGTGAACCTCTTGTAGCTGTGCACCACAAAACGGTGCGGTACATTCACGTTAAAGCGCTGGCCCGCCGGCACCACCTCCACTTTGGTTTGCTGCGGACACAACTGAGTTAGCTAGATCGTGGAGCTCTTGGTTATGCCGCATGACTCACCTCATCTCGCATGCCCGGACACTTGGACACCACGGAcaaatggcattttttatGTACAACTAACGTGCAGACTAGAAGTGTGTTTGGGGGAGAGAAATCAAAGGCGACATATTAATATCCAGAACTCTGCACTAAACGCTTATGCAATTTTTCGATGGCAGAGGCAGAGAGTGCAGGGCAAAAAATCCAAAACTCTAAAGGACAAATATGCGCTCGGAAACAGGTTGCCTGAAAGGTTTTTAGCGTAACGTTTGTAATAAATGACATTTAAGACATGCTAAAAGTATCTTTCTATTAATTGACAAGAAAAATAATCAGTTGTGTCACAGAAAATGTAATTGAAAATGTgtcaaaagtatgctacaaaataattttcagTCAATCaattatattatacatttatatattatttctaagaAATTCTACAAGTGTACTTAATTTTTCCACAAATTCGTATATCAATTTTTCGATTAAATCCAATTTGGAGAAAATATATCAAAGTATCTCATAATTGatataaatcgattttatttccagctgAAGTGTATGACTTTATTGCATAGATCCGTTAAGATACTATCTCAAACTATGTTGATTTCTGTGGCAcctgttatatatatattattttacattttataagcattaaaaatacaaaaagaacaacaatttctgtataaaaactattaattgtAATCACTTTGATAATCGTTTTTTTCTATATCTCAAATCCACAGAGTTTTAGGTGACATATTTGTGTAATTTATAGCCTGGGCAACATTTTTCCGAGCCTACACTCTACAGTCTAGAGACATAcgaatatgtatatatatttacaggaTTTCGTTTAACTCAAGCTCGTTGAAACATTCAGGGTTAGACACAAAGTGGCTCAATCGTGGCATTCAATAGTTTCTTTTGGATCTTCTCTCGGATCTCCTTGAATACCACGATTGAGCTTAAGAAATTAGTTGAGAAACTTGTCGACGACCGTTTCTTGTTGTGCAGTGTGTGattatacacatatattttgtatgttGGTCAGTGGAGTTAAGTTGTGTGCTCGTTGTCTGTGCTCTAATTAGTGTTTCGGTGTACACAAGGTTTTAATCACAACATTTAAACGATGCATCGTgccagatatatgtatattgaaaCCAAAGAAGAAAAGAGAGAATGCACAGAATGAAGCCGAAAAGCCATTTTCTGTGGCTACAAAGAGTAAAAGGTAATTAAAACTATTGCAAGTAGTAGATTTTCTTAGTTGGACAAGACTTTTAGAAAGATTAAAGTCCACTCACTGCTCTTCCATGAACTAACAGAGATACTTAATATCagcttaatatatttaaagttttagttACATTTAATCCCCCCTAATAGGCATGCACAATAATGTAAGTCGACATAATACAGAGTGTATTGAGATGATACAGACGGACAAACAAAGAAACCTTAATGAAATGACATTGTTTGGTAATTCTAAGAGACTTGCATTGGATTACACCCACAGGACCCTTTCCGATGATCTAATTAGTAGTCTTCATTCCTTCCGCATAAGTGAGATACAAAAATGCAATGTGATGGGGACAGGACCAGATCGATTAGTGGTGCAATTGGGGGACAGGACACCGGAGTGTTGTCCTGTTCCGAGCGAAGCATGACTCAAGCCGTGGGTGATGCATTGATGCATTGGACAATGCCAAACGAACTCTGCACTAATGTAGAGGGGTTGATTCCGTTTcgataaaaaataatcaaggAAACCCcaaaatggcaacaacaacaacaacgacaacagcAAACAACGAATAACGAACAACGAACGAACGTAACAAGCAAATGCAAAGTGATATGGTTTTTGGATTGAATATAGCTTTAGAGGGGGGCGCTCTTCCTGGAGGGAGCTCCCCCTAGAAGCGCCAGGGCTAAAGCTGCCCTGGTTGCTCCTTTCTTGTTCAGTCTGAAGCGAACACACATACCTTGACATTGATAGCCTTGTTTACCAATTCCCCTGCAAAAAGGCAAGAAATTCCATGGCtattgtatgtatttatattttttgggtaACTGAATGATTGGTGTgttggttgtgtgtgtgtgtgtgagtgtgttttttGATGGATGAGAACCTGAAGCCCCGTGAGAAACCAAGCATGAGGCCGAGCTGATCGTGAACCCGATGACCCCGCGACCCGCCAGTCAAGCTGTAGCCCCAAAAAGGAAACCACCAAGTGTTAATGCCGATGTGAAACCAAGGAAATTAAAACGCTAATAGAGTGAgcctcccaaaaaaaagaagatgaTGTTGTGGAGCCGAGAGAAGATGAGTGAATAAAGGATAGAGTGGTACATTAAGAACATACATATAGAGGTAAAGAGATCAACCCAAGTAGAATAAAATCAAAAGTAGTTCAGATGGTGAGcggtgttgtgtgtgtgtaaatcaAGTCCCGAAAATAAATGCATGTTCAGATTAATCACTGCAGAAATACAACTTAAAGATGTACGGAGGAGATGTTGTCAGCCCGGGACTGTACGATTATGTGTGCTGTGTGCTCCACTTACCAGATAAACTCGCGGCAATGCGAACAGAAGGTGGGTTGACGCAAAAACGTTGCCATGAACTTGTGCCCATTCACCTGGTTTTGGGAAAATACACAGGTTAATTAGTAAAATGAGAGGAGATTATAGGCCTCAGAACCATagaaatcaataataatattcaaagCTATTGATTTCATAGGTCCATTATCCTTAGACAACGCCACTAACCTGATGCACACGACGACGCATGGCACCGCGACGCCGATTGAAGCCGGCGCGCTCTTTGAACTCCTTGTTGACGGCCACGGTGTGCTCCACCTCGGCCTCGGCTTTGGCTTGTtctaaattttacaacaaataAGTTAAAGTttacgataaataaaaataaatgaatttcagATACCATTGCGATTCTTTAGCTCAATTATGACGTGGATCTTGCCCTGGGGCTCCAAGTTAACCTGCATGAATACAGAAAATAGGATTATTGTTtccaaaaaacataaataaaagccaTAACATACCCATAGATCCTGCACAGCCGTCTCGCTCTGCATGAGGTCCTCGAAGGAGATTATGCAGTTGGCCACGAAATCGTCTGGCGGCAGAGCGGCATCGTGAAAGACGGTCAAATTAATGTTGCTGACATTGGTAACGTCATGGACGAACTGCTCGTTCCAAACAGGATCAAATGTCTTTGGCCGTGTGGTGGCTCGATctaaaagttataaattaaatgttttatttattataaatctCCAGGATTTTTATGGCAGGACCTACCAAAGTGACTCTCGTCAACATCTATGGACACATAGGGATCGATTAGCTGCTCGTCGGCTAGCTTGCCAAAGGTGAGGTTGTGGCGCTTCTGGAAGTCTGTGGGCCGCAGGCCACTCGCCTCGCACACCTTAATCTGCAGCTTGCCCGTAAACATGGTTGTCTTTAAAGACGGTTGAATtgagtccgagtccgagttTGCTTCCGTATCCTTTCCGCCTGCTCCTGCCGCTCCTCGGTCCTGCGTGCGATGTCCGTGTGTGTGCTGGGAGCAGCGGTCTCACCACTCGACTGTGGTTGTCCAAGTGCTGTCGTTGGTGATCTGATCTGCTCTGCTAGTGATCTGTGGGGGAAACAAGATCAGACGGGGGGGGATAAGGTCGAGTGGCGTTCGCAACTTTCTCTGTGGGCCAATGTTAGTGTAGGTCATTGACACTCATGAATGGCTTGTGCCGTGCACTCGATTCATTCTCAAGGTCGCCGCCTGCTCCTCGCTTCAATGGAATTTAGGTACATACAGATATCtatctacatacatatgcgGCCATAATAATAGTTGAggaggctttttttatatacatttttataattttgaaatttctcTATAGGTAGTTCTTtatggttttaaaatataaagtacaAAATCATGCAGCATATTTTTAGACAGCACTTTTAAACGGATTTAAATCACTAAAAATGACTAAAAAGtctgaaaaaatgtatattttaaatatttaaatgttcaaATACTATAATCTTGGCCGCCGCTGTATGTGTgagtgtacatatgtatgtgtgtgggcACTCGGACTCGGATGGGGGAAATTAGGCAATCGCTCAAACGACAACAGTCCGTGAAACGGAAAATCGAAAATAGTACACGaccatcatcattatcatcatcattatattGTGCCTGTGGTAATATTTTTCTGGCGCATAAATCATTCCAAGGAGTGCAACTTTGTTAATTTCGCAATTTTCAGTGAGAGATCGCCTGTTGTGGAaatacgcacacacacattcaccACCACTTGGGAATTCCTCTAATTAGCAAACAAGGAATTTGTTTTCTCTGATTGGCAACATTTTGTTTGGTGGGGAACACAAGTACACATAAGTGATTGGTCCATTTTTTACAACCTCAAGTGCTTTCATTGTCATTTAGATTTGATTACATATCATAATGCCTTTGCTCGCTCactttttttatgcaaattttttgtGTGCATGTATGGTTTatacatacacacaaacacgCGCAGCTTTTTCCACAGataaaacaacaaagaaaGAATAACAAGAAATGTTCTAGCTTCCTCCCACTCGCACCTCAGCGCGCCAGTCACCAATACACTCGCGAATCACTCCACCACCCCCTGGCGATCCAATAAGAAACACCTGACGAAACGCGAGAAAATGCGTGCATTTAACTAAACGTTTTTGGGCAAGAACGTCCAATtggaaaattgtaattttctaATTGGTGAAAACGAAGACCTTCCAGCCTCCAGGGTTGCCGTACCGACTAATGAGTGCAGTGAGCGAAAGCCAGTGTTGGTAATCAGTTTTACACATTTTCTCTTTTTGTCACTCTGATACGCTCTCGATTtcgcactctctctctctctcgcactCTCTGGCTCTCTCTATTGTTGGTACAAATATAGAGAAAAAATGTTTGAGGCGCGCAGAATCTGCTATTTGTgcgaaaaaattaaggatgCCTTGGCActagaacacacacacacacacacacacactcgctcgacatatgtatgtataacgCACACAATTACACGCACCCTGTTTGCACAGCGTTTTAAATTGATTGGTTTCCCAAGGAATTTGCCTTTGGTTTCCGACGAATTCGAAATATTTCACAAGATCACAGTTTCCAGCATTTTCCGTTGCATTGCTGGCAATTTATTGTTGGCTTTGAATCGAAATCGCGTATTACTATTGATAAAAATGTTCACGCCAATTTTTATTGGAAAAATGTTGGGGATGTGCAACTTGAGCGATGTATCGTTTGGGGCCAGTGTTGCGAGTTAAGCTTATTTTAGGCTAGATCtagcaaattttgaaaaaGCTTATGAAATTGGCAACTAGCTTAAATCCAACAAATTCTAGCAATAACTGCATtcgtaacaacaacaatttattttataggaCAAATAGCTAAGATATATGATTGTTCTTTTTTCGCCGATAAAGTGTTCaaatgcttttgttttgcGTATTGGTTTTAGTAATTTATAGCTTATTCGAGTGTTCATCACTTGCAAAACTGTAACAGACCAAGGTTggtacagaaaaaaaacaaaaagtgtgACCTTTACTAAgttgtaaaattatttaattttaaatttaacaacatTACATGTTGAAAAACTGAAAGTATATGAAAAAATGTAAACCAAATAATAGGtgtgcatttatttttaccaTAAATCTTTCACTTTCCAACACTGGCAgtagaagaagaagaggacaAAGAGGGCTATTtgcaaattgtaaataaataaaatcagccAAAATGAGTTCGGGGGCCATGCGCACACCCGTCTCGCAGATCCTCCAAAGCAAGCACGACCAGGATGCCGAAGAGGAGCCCAAGAAGAAGTCCCGCGAGGACTGGCGCAAGgccaaggagctggaggaggctCGAAAGGCAGGCACAGCCCCGGCCGCCGTGGATGAAGAGGGTCGCGATATAAATCCACACATCCCGCAGTATATATCGAATGCTCCGTGGTATTACGGCTCCCAAGGGCCCACGCTCAAGCATCAGAGACCGCAGCACGAGGACGAGCAGGGCCAGCTGGACAAGCGGGCGCCCAAGGGTCTGGACACCACGCGCATCGTCACCAAGTTCCGGAAGGGCGCCTGCGAGAACTGTGGGGCCGTCACGCACAAGCGCAAGGATTGCCTGGAGAGACCTCGCAAAGTGCAGGCCAAGTATGCCGAATCCATTGTGGTCCATGATGAGCACCTGGTCAACGAGGCGGCGGTCAACTATGATGAGAAGCGCGATCGCTGGAGCAGCTACGATCCGGCGAACCACAGAGAGATCATCGAGGAGTACGAGAAGGTAGAGGAGGCTAAGCGGCAGCTTAAGGCCGAAAAGCTAAAAAACGGTAAGCAAACATATATCTTCACAaattaatgtataaattctTATAATTTCTGCCCCTCTACAGATCCCGATGCCGAGATTTCCGATGAAGACGGCAACGAGGACAAGTATGTGGACGAAGTGGACATGCCGGGCACAAAAGTGGACTCCAAACAGCGCATCACTGTGCGTAACTTGCGTATCCGCGAAGACACAGCCAAATACCTCAGGAATTTAGACCCGAACTCTGCGTACTACGatcccaaaacgcgctccatGCGTGACAATCCCAATCCTGCAGTTCCGGAAGAAGAGTGAGTACCACAATGAGTCACAAAGTTAGAGTTTACTTACATTTAACTACCTTGCAGAGCTGAGTTTGCTGGCGAGAATTTCGTGCGCTTCTCGGGAGACACCACAGCTCAGGCCACCGCTCAGTTGTTCGCCTGGGAAGCCCATGGCAAGGGTGTGGATGTCCATCTACTGGCTGAACCCACCAAGTTAGAACTGCTCCAGAAAGAGTACGAGCAGAAAAAGGAGCAGTTCAAGTCGAGTGTAAGTCTTtggtttattttgttgtttcaaAAATGCTATAAAAAAATCCTCTTTACAGACCAAAACTCACATCGTGGAGAAATACGGGGGAGAGGAGCATTTGCAGGTGCCGCCCAagtcgctgctgctggctcaaACGGAGGAATACATCGAGTACTCTCGCAGCGGCAAGGTCATCAAGGGCGTGGAGAAACCGAAAGCCCGCAGCATATACGAGGAGGATGTATACATCAATAACCACACGACCGTGTGGGGCAGCTTCTGGAATGCCGGTCGCTGGGGCTACAAGTGCTGCAAGTCCTTCATCAAGAACTCTTACTGCGTGGGCATGCAGGAGCCAGAGGGTTATTCGGATCAGCATCCCACCTCCAGTTCCAGCTTagcggctgctgctgtagcAGCAGAGTCCACCGCTCAAGTGCATTTCAAAGTGCCGGAGGTGCCTTCGGAGAAGCCTGTCCTATCCGAAGTTGACTCTGTCCCAAGCTCAGAATCTTCATCGTCTTCGGAGGAGGAAGAGAAGCCGGAAAAGAAAAGGTCAAAGAAGAAATCCAAGAAGCGcgagaagaaaaagaaggcCAAGGAGCAGCGGAAACAGAAATCCAAGCACAGAGAAgccaaggagaaggagaagacaAAGACGAAGGAAAAGGCAAAGGAGATTCCCGATGAGATGGACGATCGCAAGCGGGCCTACAACAGCATGTACGACATTAAGGCGCCCACCGAGGACGAAATCGAGGAGTGGAAAAAGAAGCGGCCGCGTGCCGAAGATCCGATGATGCAGTTTATGtagaaaaggaaataaaaataatctagATTTTAAAGGAAACTTTAATCTTAAACAATTGCGTACTGCTCATAGAGCAACTCCCTGATTTTATAGTACTCCTCCGACAGACAGCCCTCCATGGCCACCTTGCCGGCATCCACACGCCGCAAGGCCAAAGTTCCATTGCTGCACCAAAGGACGCCGCCGGAGAACTCCGAGTTGATGTTGTTGCGCATGAGAATCTGCTTGAAGTCGGAGAGCTTTAGCTCGTTGATCAGCACCGAATTGTGGACGGGGATCTCGTCTTCCGCTAGCGTTTCCAGGGTCAATGTCTTGCCCTCTTGCACGTCCTGCTCAACTGTGACATCCATGGGAGCGTCGATGGCCTTGAGACGCATTCCCAGGCGGCCATCCACCCAGGCCACCTCCGCGTCTTTGCCCTTTTGAAACTGTAGCTGGGAGACGAGACCCTCGGTGAGGCGCACCTGGTAAATGTGGATCTCGGTGGTCACGTCGATGATCTCGCCCTTCTGCGGCGTGAAGACGCGGGCGCCGACATTCTGCTCACAATGCTTGGCCACCACCTGGGTGCCCTCCGCAGTGCCGTGGATGACAATCACCCGTCTCGGTCGCAACTGGGAGAGGATCTTCAGCATGGACTCACCGTCCGAGCGACCCTCGAAATCGATTCGCTGGATCTGGGCATTCACTTCGATGGTTTTGCGCTGATTTATCAGCTTGGTGGGCTTCTCTAGCAGCTGGACGTCGGTGTCTGCGACGGCTCCATTGGCCTGATGATCAGCTCCCATGCCCGGTTCCTCCTTCTTCACGTTCTCCTTGTTCTGCTCCTCCATGGGCACGAAGTCGTACCCGCCCGTGTCGGCGATGCGGTAGTCGTCGAGGTTGATGATCTCTCCGTACTCGTCGTACTTGATCTTTTCCTCGTGATAGGGAAACATAACATGATGGCGCTTGTTGGACTTGAAGAAGCCGGAATGGTGACGACCCTCTGGCCTGACCACAATGTCGTGCTTGCCCGTTATAACACTCATTTCAATGTCATCCTCGGACTCGGAGCTGCTTTCCTCCTCCACATCAGGCTTCACAATGAGGGGATTTAGTTTTTCGCCCTGCGTGCGTAGGTATTCATCTAGCTCGGCGCCTTCCAGCTCAACTCTTCGTCGGATGTCCAGCTCAATTTGCTTGCCAGGCGAGCAGTTCTCTACCAGTTCCATAGCCAGAGTTCCCGGCGAAGTACGTGTGGTAAGAATAATGCTATTGTTGGCATTGCTGGCCCACTGCACAAAAAGGTCTCTGGTGAATCCGCTCTCCAGGTCCGGCGTGCTGGCGAGCACAACTTTGGGTCCGGCAGGAAGTTTGTAGACGTCCGCCAGGGAGTGACACAGCTGGATGTGCTTGAACTGGAAGGGATTGTTTCGGGCACCCTCGAAGGCCTTCGTTAACTTGTCGCTCATCCACTCGATCTGCGACTTGGCGAACTCGATCACGTTGTAGCTGACATTGTTTAGGAGGGCCAGGGAGTAGGCCATCAGGCCGGACTCCTTGTTCTTCCACAGTTGGTCCAGCATGTGGGCCAGCTCTAGAACGCGTCCAGCGGTGTCCACAGCTATGAGGACATTGCCATTATTTCGCACCGTCTGCAGGATGTTGGTCATCAGCTTTTCATCGCGGGCACGTCTCCTGGCCTGCTGGTATTGTGCATTGTAAGCGTCGGTAATGAGGAGCGAGGGCCTCTGCAGCCTGTCCAGCTCACACCCGCTCAGGTGGCGTTCCTTTTTGTGGTTAAAATCAGTGGCATAGACGATGTCCTCCTCGCCCACCTTTACTATCTTCCAGATCGTGCCGCCGATCATGTGGCCAGCGTTTAAGGGAGTTATGGATATGCCATAGCCCTTGCCCTTCAGTGAAACCGTTTGGTTATACTTCAGTTGCGTGATCTTCTCGAAGGCCGTGTCCACGTCGTCCAGCGAGAAGAGATCAAAGTCGCCCATGTTGAAGTGCGACATGTACAGGTCATACATGAACATTTGTCCCATCTTGAACACGGGAATTGTGGCGTATATCGGGCAGTTAAGACCCAGTTTGCCCACCAGGTAAGGCAAGGCGCCCAGGTGATACGCATCCGGGTGGGACAGGAGCACGGCATCCAGGGTATGCACCTGCCtgtaattatacaaaattagaAGTCGTTCCTTGAACTGCTTCGAATGTTTACCTTTTTAGCTCTTTGATAAAGTTGGCGTCGAACTTTTCATCCCATCCGCAGTCCAACAGAATTCGCACGTCGTCTATCTGGAGGATGTAGCACGGCGGAGACTCGTCCATCGCCCCGGATATCGTGTGCAGCTTGATAATGGACGTCATTTTAAGGGATTCAACTACTATTCAACTGCAGATTAACGcacattaattaaaaaacgaTAAAATAATCTTCGAAGATAGAAGTGAAGGCCCAAATGACCGGCCCAGGGATGGAATACAACTTTGTGCTGGGGTTGCCAGACGGTTTTATCTGCAATAGCTGTTTGTTTATACAGTGAACACCAGTTTAAAGGAACTGTGCCTAttaaggtatttttttttctattttgaataaattgaTTCGTTTTTTCCTGTAAAAATTATTGGTTAATACAACTTTGATTtccttttcgtttttattttattaaaatatgtttttgtttttatgttattgaacctttatttttctttatttaactcactgaaatgtatattttttatttggtttaattgaatttaaactaatttttgttCTTAATTAATCGATGTTATTTTCTAAAAGATCGAAAAAAATCGATCTATTGAGAATCGaataaaatatcttttttaTGGCGATCGGCAAGCCTTTCCCATTATCTTATCttctttaaagttaatttaattatggcCTTATAAGATACTCTTATCTGTTTATTGATTAGTagacaaatatttacatatttaacgGAAACAGTGAAATCTTTTGACACGAACCATAGTATATTTCTGCTGTCCTTCAGCAGTAATGTACGGAAAGAGTtaatcttaattatttatttttaattcttagACACAGATTATTTTAGTAAAATTTAATGTTCAAGTTTAAGCTGAACATATAAAGTAGAATgctcgttattagaggttctACTGTACAGACCCCTTTGGACGAACTGCTCTGGTTTGAGTGCATTGCACCCCTCGTCACCAGCTGAGTTTCGTCAGCCCGCCAGTCGCGACTTCTGCCGCCCCGAGGATGCGGAATTCCCTCAGATCCCGCTGAGATTCAAGTTCCTGCCAAACGATGTTCGTGCGGCTGTGGCACAGGAATTTCCACATCCATGACCTGCTCCTGGCCATTAGCCTGGTCACGCTCATTGTGTACCTTTCGCTGCCCTTCCGCTTCGCCTCGCACTATGACTACATCGAGGGATCGCAGATCGAGGGGGCTCTTGTGCCGCAGGTCACCCGGAATGTGTCCCTGCAGGAGGTTTTCGAGTGCACCTACTCGGAGATTATTGCGGCCAACAGGTTCGTCTACAACCTGGCCCACTACCACGAGGCGGTTCACAACGGGGGCGAGATCCGTCCCGGCGGCGAGTTCCGCCCGGAGCAGTGCCAGGCCCGCTACAGCACCGCCATCATTGTGCCGTACAGGCAACGGGAGGAGCAGCTGCACGCCTTCCTCACCTACATGCACAATTACCTGCGCCAGCAGCTGATCCACTATCGAATTTTCCTAGTCGAGCAGTACGACCACAAGCCCTTCAACCGGGCGATGCTCTTCAACATTGGTGCCCAGGTGGCGGCGGAGTACGGCTTCCCCTGTCTGATACTTTCCGACGTGGACCTGCTGCCTCTCAACTCGGGCCAGATGTACGCGTGTACGGAGAAACCACGGCACATGTGCTCCGCTTTGGATCACTGGCGTTTCCGACTGCCCTACCGCAGCCTCTTCGGTGGCGTTGTGGCCATCAATACCGTCCAGTTCCAGCAGATTAACGGAATGTCCAATCTGTATCACGGCTGGGGCGGCGAGGATGATGATCTCTACGAGCGGCTGAACGCTATGGGCATCGACATCTGCCGCTTTGCGATGGAGTTCAGCGAGTACACGATGCTGAAGCACAAGCCGGAGAAGCCCAACAAGAACCGGGTGGCCCTGCTCCGGGCCGCCGCTCTTCGGCAGCACTCGGATGGACTCAACTCGCTGGTCTACAAGGAGGTGGAGCGACGCATGCACAGTCTGTTTACGCACATTCTGGTGGAGACCTGAGGGCGCTGCCTGCtagtatttgttatttatgtaGCTTTAGACTTTGGATGCACTTAGCTTAGCAGCCGCCTTAGACAATGCGTTCCGAATCGATATCGTGATATCTCCACTCACTAGGCTAAGAAGCTGGGAACGCTGGACGAGAGGGTCGTAGAACATAATCTGTTTAAAGAAGTACAATGCGCAAATTATCTTCGATGTAAGA
Above is a genomic segment from Drosophila kikkawai strain 14028-0561.14 chromosome 3R, DkikHiC1v2, whole genome shotgun sequence containing:
- the Pkc98E gene encoding protein kinase C isoform X3, coding for MGTSSWQRFCVNPPSVRIAASLSVCTLVVHKKCHLSVVSKCPGMRDELCPQQTKVEVVPAGQRFNVNVPHRFVVHSYKRFTFCDHCGSLLYGLIKQGLQCETCGMNVHKRCQKNVANTCGINTKQMAEILSSLGISPDKQQPRRSKYLNQQGGEDNYGASLGPDGDGAPGQSFRSGTLSADSLATSTTTLTSGYNSSSCMSLVVGGAGGGGATGETRPGKCSLLDFNFIKVLGKGSFGKVMLAEKKGTDEIYAIKVLKKDAIIQDDDVDCTMTEKRILALAANHPFLTALHSCFQTPDRLFFVMEYVNGGDLMFQIQKARRFEAARAAFYAAEVTLALQFLHTHGVIYRDLKLDNILLDQEGHCKLADFGMCKEGIMNGMLTTTFCGTPDYIAPEILKEQEYGASVDWWALGVLMYEMMAGQPPFEADNEDELFDSIMHDDVLYPVWLSREAVSILKGFLTKNPEQRLGCTGDENEIRKHPFFNKLDWKELEKRNIKPPFRPKMKNPRDANNFDAEFTKEDPVLTPIGNEVIRCINQDEFAGFSFVNPKFGPERKVY